Genomic window (Cucumis sativus cultivar 9930 chromosome 2, Cucumber_9930_V3, whole genome shotgun sequence):
CCACATTTGGAGTGAAGGTTTTTTTGGCTTTAATTTCTAATACCAAACTCGTTTccttttcacatttttaacCCAACTCTCTTTTCCACCCATTTTTTAGGAATCCTAATTACATTTCAACCTAATGAATAGGCACTACTACACGAACATCACTCCCCTATTAAGGACTGAGAAGCTAACATTTTTAACACTCAACAAGAAAACATCATGATCATccacaaagaaacaaaacaaaattacccAAGAAGAAAGAGTTGAAATTCTTTATGGAATGGCAAAGGCCATGAAACGAAAACTATCCCAAGAAGAAAGGGTTAAAATTCTTTATTCAATGCTAAAGTTACAGATAAATGTTTAAAGATGGACCATATCACTGTTGTTAGGCCCACAACATACTCAACGTTCCAATACACCTCAACTACCCCATTCCAGAAACTGCCAACCGACGGAAAATCGCCGCCGTTGCTGTCTCCGTCGCCGTCCCCACCACCATAGACGGCATTTAAACAGGCCATTTGTAATCATACAAATGTCTGGCAAACAGACTCTAATGGAGGAACGTTATTCCACCGCCCGTCTAAGaattataatcaaacaaactCTATTGTAGAACAAAAACCTGTGGTGTGTGATTTTGAAAGCAAGATATAATTTCGATTCAATTTCAGAGAAATTTCAATTAGGCAAATAATCTCGAGCATTTTCCAATTATTATCTACAATCATGAATCCGGCTAGTAACCTTCTATATTTTCCATCTACGAATCTATCATTTCAAGGCTGAAAGAAATTTTACTCATGAACTGAGCAAGACTCGGAAATTTTACCGCCAATTGAATCGAATCAGTTATCGTCTTCGTCGCCAGGTTTGTGGTGATTCACCTTTGCACATGATACTCCACGCGCCAATGTCGGCGCCTCTACGACAGTCGCCGACGACATCTCCATCTGGCAAATCCGGACGGCGCCGAACAGTCTTTCTGGCAACTCCTCCTCCGTCTGTCCCTCCACCAGAAATCCCATATCTACTGTAACATTAGTGACACAACCAAGCGCGAGATGCAAAATCGCACTGGCTAACTTTGAGCTTCCCATATCTACGTCAATTTCCAAATAGTTAGGCCCTCTGTGGTAATTGCACGTCAATGCCTTCCCTAACAAACACGCACTGTAATTTCCTACCGCTTTCTTCACAATCCATGGACCTTTCACGATCCGATTCACCAATTTCAACCGTTGATTTCTGAAAGCATCATCGCCATTGATGAATCGATGAAGAAGCGAGCCAGACGGAATTGGATCTTCAGTAGCAAAGTAAAACACGGCACTATACTGATCCTTCCCAGGGACTTGAATGTTAACCGCAATAATGAAGCTCTTCATCGACTTACCTAGGGCTTGCGCTCTCCTCAAAGCTTGCGCAACTCGATTATCAGGACGAGCGAGAACGTTATCAAGCTTGGTACTAGATTTCAACCAATCAACACCAACAGGAGAAAGTAAGTAATCACCAGACGGCGCTTTCTTCCCTTTCGTCAAGTAGTTCTTAGAACGAAGACAAAAGAGATCCCCAGGCGGTGAGGCCCAACCATTAATCCCTGTGTTCAGGTCGACAAGGCGTAAGGAACCACCATCGATCGTCTCCGAAATCCAATCCACCGTCGCAGTGGACTCTCCATGTTCCGAACAGCTTTCGGCCGGTTCTCCTATCAAGGTCCGGTGATTTTGGTTTACCGTCGTGGGGCACATggcttttcttctttcccttcttacaatccttctctct
Coding sequences:
- the LOC101208308 gene encoding protein ENHANCED DISEASE RESISTANCE 2-like, encoding MCPTTVNQNHRTLIGEPAESCSEHGESTATVDWISETIDGGSLRLVDLNTGINGWASPPGDLFCLRSKNYLTKGKKAPSGDYLLSPVGVDWLKSSTKLDNVLARPDNRVAQALRRAQALGKSMKSFIIAVNIQVPGKDQYSAVFYFATEDPIPSGSLLHRFINGDDAFRNQRLKLVNRIVKGPWIVKKAVGNYSACLLGKALTCNYHRGPNYLEIDVDMGSSKLASAILHLALGCVTNVTVDMGFLVEGQTEEELPERLFGAVRICQMEMSSATVVEAPTLARGVSCAKVNHHKPGDEDDN